The Candidatus Methylacidiphilales bacterium genomic interval GCAGAAGAGAAGAAGGAGCCCTAGTTTTGACTTCGACAAAAACCAGAGTCTTTCCCTGCAGAAAGACCAGATCAAGCTCGCCAATTTTCTGAATTTTGAAATTTCGGCAAACGAGTCGCATTCCTTTTTGGCGACGCAAAAAAGACTCTGCGACCCGTTCGCCATAGGCCCCGATTTCTTTCGCCGTCTTAAGATTCGGTGCACGCCGCCGATCGAACGGGCGTAAATGATCGACGATGCTCTGGACAAGGGCCCCACTTCTTGAGAGC includes:
- a CDS encoding YraN family protein yields the protein MTRLLSRSGALVQSIVDHLRPFDRRRAPNLKTAKEIGAYGERVAESFLRRQKGMRLVCRNFKIQKIGELDLVFLQGKTLVFVEVKTRAPSSLLRASDAVDQSKRKHLLRASRAFIREFFAHQKLYYRYDIMEIYLEEGRIPECSWVQDINIFR